The DNA sequence TCGGCGTAGCTTCCCGTTGATATACCGTACTTGAGCGTATCGTTCTGCATTCCGAAAAAATCGGTGATAGCACCCGGAACGAGTTCAAAACTGTATTTCTGGTTGGGCTCTTGCAAGAATTCAAAATTCAGTTGATTCTTCAATGTATCTAAAGTAATTCCATATGAAAGAGGGATGGAGTCATTTAGGGCGCCCGAAATTTTGGAAGTATCGATTTGAACAATTGGTGTAGAGGCCAGTATGCTCAGGGTATCGCCAAAATTGATCTTGCCCCTGGTAGTTGTGCTCAGCTTCAGGGAATCCAGTTCTAACTTTCGCCTTTTGACCGTAAAAGTATCGATCAATTGCTGCTGCTCGTTCACTACGGTAAACACGATTGAATCTAAATCGGTAGGGGTCAACCAATAGTTCAGCGTATCCTTGTCCCTTTCTTTCAAGATTATGGTGCGTACCGAATCGGGCAGTTCGGTCAAGGGCTTGATAGCAATATGTTCTGCCGGGCCCTGATAACCGAAAATGATTTTGTTCTTGGCCACGTAGCTGGGCACCGAGATGGCATAATCGGGCACTTCTTTGAAAAGGCTCAACAGAAAGAGTGAATCGGTGGGCACAACTACCGTATCGGACAGAAAACCGATTTTATCAGACCTTTGGTCAAAAACATTGTTCTTGCCCGCATCTTTGATGGCCACTAGCGCATATTTGCCCGCCTTCAGGTTTTTCAGTTGAAACACCGGGGTGCTGTCCAATGTATTGGTGATATAGTTTGGGGGATATTTGTAGATCGTCGAATCGTTGAAGATACTATCGATTTCATAGAGCATGACACTGATGAAATCATCTGGCTCCCGTTTGAAGGCGTCTTTGACCAGTCCCGTGATCTGTAGTGAGTCGAGATAATCGCCCGTTGAGAACACATAGGTCAAAAAACTGTTCGGATTGCCCTCGTTGTTATCGACGATGCTCTGGCCAAAATTGATGGTATAGGTCGTGTTTTCCTGTAAAGTGTCTTTTATGGTAATTTCTATGTACTTGCTGGGCCCTCCCTGTGGCATTATAACGGGCTGGTTTTTTAGGGGAGGTGAAACGATCATTTGGTTCTGAACATCCTCTAACTTGATGTATTCATCAAAATATAGGCGTATTCTATCGCCTTCAAAATTTGTGGTGAAATTTTCAGGGTCTGTGCGCAATAAAACAGGGGGTGATTCATCTTTTGGCCCACCACTCGGGTTGCCCCTCCTGGCACATTGCCAAAGGGCAATACTGATAAAGAATAGAAATAAGACACCAAAAAATCTTCTCAGTAGCAACATGGCAAGATTTATTCGACAAAGAAACGATTAATTCAAGAATTATGCCCCAATTTCAAATACCCGTTTTAGACACGACGGCCATTGCGGCCACATAGATTTCAATACCCTCGGTTTCAGAAAGTGCTTGGGCACAGGCTTCAATGGTGGCCCCAGTGGTGATGACATCATCGACCAAGAGCACTTTTCTGTGCCTGAGCATTTTTTCATCACCCAATTCGTAGAGGTTTTTGCTGCTCTGCCATCTAAAAGAACGGTCTTTTTGTGTTTGTGTCTTCACATTGGCAGTTTTGACCAGAACATGGTCGACTACACTAGAATTTAAGTGGTTTGCCAGCTGTTGGGCAAACCTGTGCACTTGGTTGTACCCTCTTTTTCTAAGTTTTTTTGCATGTAAGGGCACGGGCACGATATAATCTATGTTAGGGAGCCCTTCGTCCATTTCCAAGAGGCTTCCGTACCAATCGCCGAGAAAATTTCCAATGTCTTCTTGGTTTTTATACTTTAACTGGTGCAAGAGGTTTTTGACCTTTCCCTTTGCCGAAAAGTGAAGAAATGCGCTCGCCTTGATAATGGCAATATGGCCATAAAATATGCGGTCTATCGCGTTTTCTTCCCTGAAATTGTATTCGGTGAGCGGTAAATCATGTCGACAAACGGTACAGAGGTGGTGTTCTCCTCCCAATAATCGTACATTACATCCAAAACACACTTGTGGCAATAGTATGGAGTTAATATCGTTTATTATCTTTGAAAACTGTGTTCGAATCAAATCTTAAACCTACTTATAAGCTGCATTTTAGCATGGACTCCGAACAAGATAAGAATTTCAACTACAAGATCATCGTTGCGGCGCTTGTGGCAGTGATCATAGGGATTCTTATTGCCTTTTATTACAGCTATGCGCAGTCTCAGAACCAGCTGAACTTTTTGGAGCAGGAAAAAACGCTATTGGTAAAAGATATGACGTTGATGAGGGCCGAGGTGGATCGTTTGTCGGGGCTGAACGAGGTGAACGAGATAGAATTGAACGATTCACGCGTAAAAGTGCAGCAACTGTTAGATTCGGTAGGGAGGCTCAATTTTTCCATTTCGAAACTCAAGGAAAGTAGAAAAGCACTTCGAGAACTTGAAATAAGGTACGACAGCCTCAAGCTCAAAAATAATTTTCTTCGATACAACAACAGTCTTTTGGCAAGTCGTTTTGAAGAGACCCGCAAACAATTGGAAGAGTTAAGGGGCAAAAGCAGTTCACTTGAACAGGCCGAAGCCCTTTTGCGCCAAAAAAACAAAGAGCTCAGCAAAGAATTAAAAATCAAGAGTTACTTGAAACTTCAAGATGCCGAAGGCAGTGGTTTCAGACTACGGGCCGGAAGACCCCTGAAGACGAACAAGGCCTCGACCATCGAAAAAATGAGGGGCTGTGTCACGATTATGGGCAACCCCAATGAAGAGGGTCAGGTAAAAGTAATCTATTTTCAATTTTTAGACCCCAATATGAGCGTCATTGAAGATAACGCAAACACGGTTTCGGTCAGTGGCAATACCTACAGTAAAAGGGTAGAGGTCTTGTACATGGGTCAAGAAATGAGCGTCTGTGATGCCATAACCGTGCCCGAGGGCTCGCTGCAAGAAGGCATTTATACCCTCAATGTCTTTGAAGACGAGAGACTACTGGCCTCGACCGAATTTCAATTGAAATAATTTTCCCTGCTTTGGGCCATTGTACTATTTTTGCGCAATGGCAAATAAAGAAGACATCTTTAAGAGAGTCATATCGCACGCGAAAGAATATGGATATATCTTTCAGTCGAGCGAAATCTATGACGGGTTGAGCGCGGTTTATGACTACGGTCAAAACGGGGTCGAGCTCAAGAACAACATTCGCGAGTATTGGTGGCGGGCCATGGTGCAGCTCAATGACAATATTGTGGGCATCGATGCCGCTATCTTCATGCATCCTACCACTTGGAAGGCCTCGGGCCACGTAGATGCCTTCAACGATCCCTTGATCGACAACAAAGATTCCAAAAAGCGCTATCGCGCCGATGTTTTGGTCGAAGACCATGTGGCCAAAATCGAAGCTAAGATCGATAAAGAAGTGACCAAAGCGGCCAAACGTTTTGGCGATACTTTTGATAAGCAGCAGTTCTTAGCTACCAACACACGTGTTTTAGGGTACCGTGAAAAGGCCGATGCCATTTTGAAGCGTTTGGGCAAATCGTTGGAGAAGGAAGATTTGGCCGATGTAAAAGCCCTTATTGAAGAGTTGGAAATTGCCTGTCCGCTCTCAGGATCCAAAAACTGGACCGACGTTAAGCAGTTTAATCTCATGTTCGGCACCAAATTGGGTTCCACTGCAGAAAGCGCGATGGACTTATACCTACGTCCAGAGACCGCCCAAGGTATTTTTGTGAACTTCTTGAACGTTCAGAAAACGGGGCGTATGAAGATTCCGTTTGGCATTGCCCAAACCGGAAAAGCGTTCCGAAATGAGATTGTGGCCCGCCAGTTCATCTTCCGTATGCGCGAGTTTGAGCAGATGGAGATGCAATACTTCATCAAACCCGGCACCCAAAAAGAATGGTATGAGGCCTGGAAGGAAAAAAGGATGAAGTGGCACCTTTCTTTGGGTATGGGTGAAGAAAATTATCGTTTCCACGATCATGAAAAACTGGCGCATTACGCAGATGCCGCCGCCGATATCGAATTCAAGTTTCCGTTTGGGTTCAAAGAGTTGGAGGGCATACACTCGCGTACCGATTTTGACTTGGCCAACCATGAAAAATACTCCAGCAAGAAACTCCAGTATTTCGATCCCGAAGAAAACAAAAGCTATGTGCCCTATGTTTTAGAGACCTCCATTGGGTTAGATCGTATGTTCTTGGCCGTTTTCTCGAATGCCCTCCAAGAAGAGGAATTGGAGAACAACACCACACGAACGGTGTTGAAATTGCCAGCGGTATTGGCCCCCAATAAGGCCGCGGTATTGCCACTGGTCAAAAAGGACGGTCTTCCCGAAATCGCCCAAAAAATAGTCGATGACCTGAAATGGCATTTCAATGTGGCCTATGACGAAAAAGATGCCGTGGGCCGACGGTACCGCAGGCAAGATGCCGTGGGCACACCATTCTGCATTACTGTTGATCACCAAACGGTAGAAGATGACACCGTGACCATTCGCCATCGCGATACGATGCAACAAGAACGCGTTGCCATTTCTGAGGTCAAGGGGGTCATTGAAAAAGCGGTGGCGATGAAGGAGTGGTTAAAAGGGATATGACGCGCAGGTGATCGAGCGCAACGCCCCGGTAATAGTGACAACTAAATAGATCCATTTCATAAACGTACAGTTCAAAACTCTACTCGGACGAAAATACCCGGGTCAATCTCAAAATCCCAATCTTCTCCATATTGATAGGTATTTGTTCCCAAACCGAATTGATATTTTTTCCAATTCAATCCCAGTCTTAATCTTTGAAAACTAAACTCGTGTGAGTCCTTGTTGAAGTTTATTGAATTTTGAAATTGACTGAAAAAGCCCAAATCTTCATTCATGGAAAATCGATATTGAGCAAGAAGAAAAAGCTCATAAAATGGTTGACTTCTTAACTCAGTGGTAAGGTTTGTGGTTATCAAAAATTGTTCGCCCGCCCTTGCCCATTGAACACCTGCCAACGCACTTGCCCTTCCATCAAAAAATCGTCCACCGCTAACTGGACCAAAGCCTTTCCAAACATCATAACCTAAAACGGTGTATGAAACCAAAGAAGCTTCTTCTGTTTCATAGTCAATTACCGCGTCACTTAGAATAAAAATACTCCACTCATAATTTTCGGTAAGTGGCTTGAAAAACCAAGACTCCACAACCATTTCTTCCATTCCGAAAAAGGTTTCGAGTGTAGTTTGTGAATAGTTGTTGGGGGTAAAGGTAAGCAGCAGAATTACCCCTAAGACTAATTTTAATTTCATAGCATTTAGTATTTGATGCTATAAAATTAGTTTGCCCTTTAGCGGTTTTATTTATAATATTTAAGGTATAAATTATAAATATTATGGTTTTTTCTATACTTGTTGGGTGTGATGCCAACCTGCTTTTTAAAGTAGTTTACAAAATTTGAGGTTTCAACGAAGCCTAATTCTATGGCCACATTTTGTATTTTACTATTGGATTGATTGAGTAGTGCTTTTGCTTTGAAAATGATAAACTCTTGTATCAGGGCCTTGGCTGATTTTTGAGTTGATTTCTTGACGCACTCTGACAAATAGGCCGTGCTTATAAAAAGTTTGCTTGCGTAGTACGCTAATTTGTTTTTGTAATTGATATCTTTTTTTAGCAAGTTTTCAAATAAATAGGTGATTTCATCAGCTCGATTGGTAAAGATTTTTTTTGTTGTGCTTGAATCGACAATAGAATTGATTTTTTCCAATAAAATGGTCAAGTAAGAGCTTAAAATGATAGACTTTCTTCCACCAGAATTTTGATTAAACTCAGTATGAATGGTTTGCATCAACTTTATAAGTGCATGCTTTTGAGATTCAGAAAGTGAGTGCATTGGTGAAGAATACAAGTTCAAAAAAGGAAACGTGGTGTACAGGTCTAAGTTGCTATACTCTGATTTTATAATGTTAGGATTAAACAGGACCATATATCCAATCGAATTCTCTTCAAATGAATTCACTTTCCACGAGGTAATTTGATAAGGTGTGTTGAAGGATAGGACGTTTTCTACGGTATTGAATTTTGTTGTTCCAATGTTAATATCTACATCGTGACCGATTCCAAAAGTCAGTTCAAAAAAGCTATGCTTATACGTTGACATTTCAAAATCGTTGTCTCCAAAATGGTCCTCGATTCTGAAAATAAAGAAGTCTTTGTTTTCCTGAAATGACTTAATTCCAATCTCACACAAAAAGTCATCTATTGATTGAAATGTTTTCATTTTTTAAATTGCCGTAGACGTAAGAATGTAGATCATATAATCTGTTTATCTTTATAGATGTAAAACTAATATAACCAAAATCAATTGGTTTTCAATCCTCCATAGACAACCTTAATATCCACATAACGCAAATAGATAAGGGCCTCCCTTATTTTAAGGTTGATAGTACTACTTTTAAAGCTGAATAGAGAAACCTAAAAAACACTATTGATATGGATCATTCACACAACGGAAATGGCGATGCGAGCCAATGCCCTTTTTTAAAAGGTGCTAACACAACCATAGCGGAAACCAGCGTAACCGGATGGTGGCCAAACACCTTGAACCTTGACATTCTGCACCAACACGATACCAAGACCAATCCGTTGGGAGAAGATTTTGATTACCAAGAAGAACTGAAAAAATTGGATGTTGAAGGCCTCAAAAAAGACCTTCATGAGCTCATGACCGATAGTCAAGATTGGTGGCCAGCCGATTGGGGGCACTATGGCGGATTGTTCATTAGAATGGCTTGGCACGCTGCCGGATCTTACCGTGTCTCTGACGGTCGTGGCGGTGGCGGTACTGGCAACCAGCGTTTTGCACCTTTGAATTCTTGGCCCGATAATGCCAGTTTAGATAAGGCAAGACGCTTGTTATGGCCCATTAAAAAGAAATATGGCAATGCTGTAAGTTGGGCCGACCTGTTGATTTTGGCGGGTAACATTGCCTATGAGAGCATGGGCCTAAAGACCTTTGGTTTTGGTTTTGGCCGAGAAGATATTTGGCACCCTGAAAGGGATACCTATTGGGGTTCAGAAAAAGAATGGTTGGCGCCAAGTGAAAACCGCTATGAAAATTTAGATGATGCATCGACTTTGGAAAATCCTTTGGCCGCGGTACACATGGGCTTGATCTACGTGAATCCCGAAGGGGTGAACGGCAACCCTGACCCTGCCAAAACGGCCTTTCACATTCGCGAGACTTTTGCACGTATGGCGATGAACGATGAAGAGACGGTAGCACTTACCGCTGGGGGTCATACGGTCGGTAAAGCCCACGGTAACGGTGATGCTGGAGCGCTGGGTCCTGAGCCCGAAGGTGCGCCTATTGAGGAACAAGGCTTCGG is a window from the Muricauda sp. SCSIO 65647 genome containing:
- a CDS encoding Ig-like domain-containing protein → MLLLRRFFGVLFLFFISIALWQCARRGNPSGGPKDESPPVLLRTDPENFTTNFEGDRIRLYFDEYIKLEDVQNQMIVSPPLKNQPVIMPQGGPSKYIEITIKDTLQENTTYTINFGQSIVDNNEGNPNSFLTYVFSTGDYLDSLQITGLVKDAFKREPDDFISVMLYEIDSIFNDSTIYKYPPNYITNTLDSTPVFQLKNLKAGKYALVAIKDAGKNNVFDQRSDKIGFLSDTVVVPTDSLFLLSLFKEVPDYAISVPSYVAKNKIIFGYQGPAEHIAIKPLTELPDSVRTIILKERDKDTLNYWLTPTDLDSIVFTVVNEQQQLIDTFTVKRRKLELDSLKLSTTTRGKINFGDTLSILASTPIVQIDTSKISGALNDSIPLSYGITLDTLKNQLNFEFLQEPNQKYSFELVPGAITDFFGMQNDTLKYGISTGSYADYGNLRFNITGAVDYPAIVQLINDKGETQKQVYMTEPRQIEFNHLTPAKYGLRLIFDDNGNQKWDTGNYLKKIQPEKVRYYPDMIDVRANWELEQTFTVLE
- a CDS encoding ComF family protein, with protein sequence MGGEHHLCTVCRHDLPLTEYNFREENAIDRIFYGHIAIIKASAFLHFSAKGKVKNLLHQLKYKNQEDIGNFLGDWYGSLLEMDEGLPNIDYIVPVPLHAKKLRKRGYNQVHRFAQQLANHLNSSVVDHVLVKTANVKTQTQKDRSFRWQSSKNLYELGDEKMLRHRKVLLVDDVITTGATIEACAQALSETEGIEIYVAAMAVVSKTGI
- a CDS encoding glycine--tRNA ligase; the encoded protein is MANKEDIFKRVISHAKEYGYIFQSSEIYDGLSAVYDYGQNGVELKNNIREYWWRAMVQLNDNIVGIDAAIFMHPTTWKASGHVDAFNDPLIDNKDSKKRYRADVLVEDHVAKIEAKIDKEVTKAAKRFGDTFDKQQFLATNTRVLGYREKADAILKRLGKSLEKEDLADVKALIEELEIACPLSGSKNWTDVKQFNLMFGTKLGSTAESAMDLYLRPETAQGIFVNFLNVQKTGRMKIPFGIAQTGKAFRNEIVARQFIFRMREFEQMEMQYFIKPGTQKEWYEAWKEKRMKWHLSLGMGEENYRFHDHEKLAHYADAAADIEFKFPFGFKELEGIHSRTDFDLANHEKYSSKKLQYFDPEENKSYVPYVLETSIGLDRMFLAVFSNALQEEELENNTTRTVLKLPAVLAPNKAAVLPLVKKDGLPEIAQKIVDDLKWHFNVAYDEKDAVGRRYRRQDAVGTPFCITVDHQTVEDDTVTIRHRDTMQQERVAISEVKGVIEKAVAMKEWLKGI
- a CDS encoding AraC family transcriptional regulator, whose translation is MKTFQSIDDFLCEIGIKSFQENKDFFIFRIEDHFGDNDFEMSTYKHSFFELTFGIGHDVDINIGTTKFNTVENVLSFNTPYQITSWKVNSFEENSIGYMVLFNPNIIKSEYSNLDLYTTFPFLNLYSSPMHSLSESQKHALIKLMQTIHTEFNQNSGGRKSIILSSYLTILLEKINSIVDSSTTKKIFTNRADEITYLFENLLKKDINYKNKLAYYASKLFISTAYLSECVKKSTQKSAKALIQEFIIFKAKALLNQSNSKIQNVAIELGFVETSNFVNYFKKQVGITPNKYRKNHNIYNLYLKYYK